One window of Nymphaea colorata isolate Beijing-Zhang1983 chromosome 1, ASM883128v2, whole genome shotgun sequence genomic DNA carries:
- the LOC116246000 gene encoding UDP-glycosyltransferase 88B1-like — translation MKNLINYFSFARRPVPSSDPSCGPTSLRRHFPTTSSTEAHPTRGSERERGETMMKGRVVLFPTPGAGHLVSMIELAKQILHHTHNLSITILVVQPPSSAPFAPSSVISQHQDAVAASGLDINFMELPQVAPPEVEGRTSYLAYMDNHKPVVSEALAALQQTTIIPAFIADMFCISSTTASVELGIPTFVFFTSGATTLCLFLYLPEMDRRYEQDFKDVTEAFEFPGSVQPLPLSAMPSVLQTKKEEPYQWFMRNAHLYCGLDGILVNTFNELQPRAIEAFADGLCCPGARAPPVYPVGPLLSLGAESDSNDHDCIKWLDQQPHSSILFLCFGSMGAFPTEQIHEISRGLELSGQRFLWSIRVRPSEPGPGFVGLCDADLDEVLPDGFVERTRERGLVWPKWVPQVAILSHPAVGGFVSHCGWNSTLESMWFGVPMIAWPLYAEQGMNAFELVDVLGVGLALNREDGDGSNGMVRAEELERAARSLIEGEEGRKVREKMKEMQELGRKAVEEGGSSYLNLATLVEIWSTGGIR, via the coding sequence ATGAAAAACTTGATAAACTATTTTTCCTTTGCTAGAAGACCCGTCCCTTCGAGTGATCCAAGTTGCGGCCCGACGTCTTTAAGACGCCACTTTCCAACCACATCCTCGACTGAAGCGCATCCTACCAGAgggagcgagcgagagagaggagagacgaTGATGAAGGGGAGGGTGGTACTCTTTCCGACACCAGGAGCAGGGCACCTAGTCTCCATGATCGAGCTGGCAAAGCAGATTCTGCATCACACCCACAACTTATCCATCACCATTCTCGTCGTCCAACCTCCCTCCTCCGCTCCTTTTGCCCCTTCCTCCGTCATCTCCCAACACCAAGATGCGGTGGCAGCCTCCGGCCTCGACATCAATTTCATGGAGCTTCCCCAAGTTGCTCCTCCTGAAGTCGAAGGCCGGACGAGCTACCTAGCCTACATGGACAACCATAAGCCCGTTGTCTCCGAGGCACTCGCGGCGCTCCAGCAAACCACCATCATCCCTGCCTTTATCGCCGACATGTTCTGCATCTCGTCGACGACTGCTTCTGTGGAGCTCGGCATCCCCACCTTCGTCTTCTTCACATCCGGAGCTACCACGCTTTGCCTCTTCCTTTACTTGCCGGAGATGGATCGAAGGTATGAACAGGACTTCAAAGACGTGACCGAGGCATTCGAGTTTCCCGGCTCGGTACAGCCGCTGCCTCTATCTGCCATGCCGAGTGTTTTGCAGACGAAGAAGGAAGAACCCTATCAGTGGTTCATGCGAAACGCCCATCTGTATTGTGGATTGGATGGAATACTGGTGAACACCTTCAACGAGTTGCAGCCACGAGCTATCGAGGCCTTCGCCGATGGACTCTGCTGCCCTGGAGCCCGAGCCCCGCCCGTGTATCCGGTCGGTCCATTGCTGAGTTTGGGCGCCGAGTCCGACTCGAACGACCACGATTGCATCAAGTGGCTCGACCAGCAGCCCCACTCATCCATCCTGTTCTTGTGCTTCGGCAGCATGGGCGCCTTCCCAACCGAGCAGATTCACGAGATCTCTCGCGGGTTGGAACTCAGCGGCCAGCGATTCCTGTGGTCGATCCGGGTTCGGCCGAGCGAGCCGGGGCCTGGCTTTGTGGGTCTCTGTGATGCAGATTTGGACGAGGTGCTGCCGGATGGGTTCGTGGAGAGGACGAGAGAGCGCGGTCTGGTTTGGCCAAAGTGGGTGCCGCAGGTCGCCATTCTCTCGCACCCAGCGGTCGGTGGATTCGTGTCCCACTGTGGATGGAACTCGACCCTCGAGAGCATGTGGTTCGGCGTGCCCATGATCGCTTGGCCTCTGTACGCAGAACAGGGGATGAACGCGTTTGAGTTGGTGGACGTCTTGGGAGTGGGATTAGCGCTGAACAGAGAAGACGGCGATGGCAGTAATGGGATGGTGAGAGCAGAGGAACTGGAGAGGGCGGCGAGGAGCTTGATAGAAGGTGAAGAAGGTAGAAAGGTCagggagaagatgaaggagatgCAAGAGTTGGGGAGGAAAGCTGTAGAGGAAGGAGGGTCGTCCTACCTCAATTTGGCGACGTTGGTCGAAATCTGGTCTACCGGCGGCATTCGGTAA
- the LOC116246269 gene encoding UDP-glycosyltransferase 88B1-like: MTKARRVVLFPAPGAGHLLSMIELARQILQHTHNLSITILIIRPPSSSPFASPSISQHLDAVAASALDINFTELPEASFPEVESQGLASNLRFIDNHKPAVSEALTALQETTTITAFISDLFCISSTSASLDLGIPTFLFFTSGATTTCILIYLPEMDRKYECDLKDLTEEVEIPGSVRPLPPSALPDAILRKEEDSYRWFVQNARLCSGLDGILVNTFNELQPTAIAALTDGRCSPSDRTPPVYPVGPLLNLGAAGSEAKNHECIKWLDQQPHSSVLFLCFGSMGVFPTEQIHEIARGLELSGKRFLWSLRAPTREPGPGFALPRDANLEEVLPAGFVDRTRERGLVWPKWVPQVAILSHPAVGGFVSHCGWNSTLESMWFGVPMIAWPLYAEQGMNAIELVNVLGVGLGLNREGGDGRNGIVRAEELWRAARRLMEGEEGRKVREKMKEMQELGRKAVEEGGSSYLNLATLVERWSTG, from the coding sequence ATGACGAAGGCGAGGAGAGTGGTACTGTTTCCCGCACCAGGTGCTGGGCACCTGCTCTCCATGATCGAGCTGGCCAGGCAAATCCTGCAACACACCCACAACCTCTCCATCACCATCCTCATCATCCGACCTCCTTCCTCATCCCCTTTTGCCTCTCCCTCCATTTCCCAACACCTTGATGCTGTGGCCGCCTCCGCCCTCGACATCAACTTCACGGAGCTTCCTGAAGCTTCTTTTCCTGAAGTTGAATCGCAAGGCCTAGCGAGCAACCTACGCTTCATAGACAACCACAAGCCCGCCGTCTCGGAGGCCCTCACCGCTCTCCAGGAGACTACCACCATCACTGCCTTCATCTCCGACTTGTTCTGTATCTCCTCAACCAGTGCCTCTCTAGATCTCGGCATCCccaccttcctcttcttcacaTCCGGAGCAACCACGACGTGCATCCTGATTTACTTACCGGAGATGGACCGGAAGTATGAATGCGATCTTAAAGACCTGACCGAGGAAGTAGAGATTCCCGGCTCAGTGCGCCCGCTGCCTCCATCTGCCTTGCCGGATGCTATCctgaggaaggaggaggacagcTACCGGTGGTTCGTACAAAACGCCCGCCTTTGTTCTGGATTGGACGGCATACTGGTGAACACCTTCAACGAGTTGCAGCCGACGGCTATCGCGGCCCTGACCGATGGACGGTGCAGCCCCAGCGACCGAACTCCGCCCGTATATCCAGTCGGACCATTGCTGAATCTGGGCGCTGCGGGGTCCGAAGCGAAGAATCACGAGTGCATCAAGTGGCTCGACCAGCAGCCCCACTCATCCGTTCTGTTCTTGTGCTTCGGCAGCATGGGAGTCTTCCCAACCGAGCAGATTCACGAGATCGCGCGGGGGCTGGAACTCAGTGGCAAGCGATTCCTGTGGTCGCTTCGGGCTCCGACAAGGGAGCCGGGCCCTGGCTTTGCGCTGCCCCGTGATGCAAATCTGGAGGAGGTGCTGCCCGCTGGGTTCGTGGACAGAACGCGAGAGCGCGGACTGGTTTGGCCAAAGTGGGTGCCCCAGGTCGCGATTCTCTCGCATCCGGCGGTCGGCGGCTTCGTGTCGCACTGCGGGTGGAACTCAACCCTCGAGAGCATGTGGTTTGGAGTGCCCATGATCGCTTGGCCTCTGTACGCAGAACAGGGCATGAACGCGATTGAGTTGGTGAACGTCTTGGGAGTGGGACTTGGTCTGAACAGAGAAGGCGGCGATGGCAGGAATGGAATAGTGAGAGCAGAGGAACTGTGGAGGGCGGCGAGAAGATTGATGGAAGGTGAGGAAGGTAGAAAGGTCagggagaagatgaaggagatgCAAGAGTTGGGGAGGAAGGCTGTAGAGGAAGGAGGGTCGTCCTACCTCAATTTGGCGACGTTGGTCGAACGCTGGTCTACCGGCTGA
- the LOC116245185 gene encoding UDP-glycosyltransferase 71K3-like, with amino-acid sequence MMKARRVVMFPAPGAGHLLSMIELARQILQHTHNLSITVLIIRPPSSSTFASSSISYHLDAVAASELDINFRELPQAAFPEVESEGLACNLRFIDNHKPAVSEALTALQETTTITAFIVDLFCISSTSASLDLGIPIPLLHIRSNHDVHRDLLAGDGLEV; translated from the coding sequence ATGATGAAGGCGAGGAGAGTGGTAATGTTTCCCGCACCAGGTGCTGGGCACCTGCTCTCCATGATCGAGCTGGCCAGGCAAATTCTGCAACACACCCACAACCTCTCCATAACCGTCCTCATCATCCGACCTCCTTCCTCATCAACTTTtgcctcttcctccatttcctaCCACCTTGATGCCGTGGCTGCCTCCGAACTCGACATCAACTTCAGGGAGCTTCCTCAAGCTGCTTTTCCAGAAGTTGAATCGGAAGGCCTGGCGTGCAACCTACGCTTCATAGACAACCACAAGCCCGCCGTCTCGGAGGCCCTCACCGCTCTCCAGGAGACTACCACCATCACTGCCTTCATCGTCGACTTGTTCTGCATCTCCTCAACCAGTGCCTCTCTAGATCTCGGCATCCCCATTCCTCTTCTTCACATCCGGAGCAACCACGACGTGCATCGTGATTTACTTGCCGGAGATGGACTGGAAGTATGA